Proteins from a genomic interval of Rhodothermales bacterium:
- a CDS encoding TonB-dependent receptor, with product MKPLSLLLGLLLAMPVSAQTISGTVTDEDGVALIGASVLVQGTTIGAVTDTDGAFQLDYMGAFPVTLEVSYIGYRTAEISIAAATTTLRIQLAEQISFGPEVVVSASRRPEKLQEAPAAVAVLTDDELSASGGTITPLRALINTPGVELQQQTGQRINLALRGSSGIFSTDVFPMLDYRSLISPGLEFFDSQNSPINNIDLERIEVVLGPGSALYGPDVTTGVVHFISKDPFRHPGTTVEVVGGEKSTLKGAIRHAGVTGDERIGYKFNARYSSGHDFVLQPDNEDDARVLSNFKEAIRRGFVTPEGFVDPQQEGPLLFTTTKEQEEDYWAAMATGTVHFRPNPDTELVGAGGWNAASSIFYNDLGEGFNHSNEYWGQARLTHKGLFAQTYYVINDGGSDENPVYLNRTGLIVPLERTHFEAQAQYSFETPSLLNAEWSTGLDYRTAGANTENHVYGRNEDDDDYRIFGGYVQSKLRFGSKLDAFLAGRVDSYNFTDEKTFSPRAALVFKPNGLHSVRLSYNRAANPIPASDIYFDLPVQTESILNVWNMGGIRPQTFTDPMITWLIPGVDDTPFDQGFPLAAAYAAVNDAVIPQLQAQASADPSLAPFVPALVNLLQSGAPQGFSRSLISTDFNVSELLPVSAETKLISQLTAYEFGYKGLFFDRFAAGFDVYYFRKDAAGGFSQVSPIITMLGLPADLGNGVQETFQPQIEALLLGAGVPAADAAAQAAAVGALLNGAYTQAGESFMATLDAMGLPFHGLVESDQVPDTGFPMLAFGYPTRNPDAVSDDWGFEVHTRYYFSEALSAFANYTWFNRPTGMAGDLNFPQNKVRTGVGYAPAEGLRASASFAWDQAYRSNNSTYPGRIEARSLLDASVGYGLDNGVTVELSGTNLLDNTFRSLPGFPQIGRRVVARVVYDF from the coding sequence ATGAAACCCCTCTCACTGCTCCTGGGCCTGCTCTTGGCCATGCCCGTCTCGGCCCAGACCATCTCCGGAACGGTGACCGACGAGGACGGAGTCGCACTGATCGGTGCCAGCGTGCTCGTTCAGGGCACCACCATCGGCGCCGTGACCGACACCGACGGAGCTTTTCAGCTGGACTACATGGGCGCGTTCCCGGTGACGCTGGAGGTGTCGTACATCGGGTACAGAACGGCCGAGATCTCCATTGCCGCCGCCACCACCACGCTTCGGATCCAGCTGGCCGAGCAGATTTCATTCGGGCCGGAGGTGGTCGTGTCCGCATCGCGCAGGCCCGAGAAACTGCAGGAAGCTCCTGCCGCGGTGGCCGTACTCACGGACGATGAGCTCTCCGCTTCCGGCGGCACCATTACGCCGTTGCGAGCCCTGATCAACACGCCGGGTGTTGAACTGCAGCAGCAGACCGGGCAGCGCATCAACCTGGCCCTGCGTGGCAGCAGCGGCATCTTCTCGACCGATGTCTTTCCGATGCTGGACTACCGGTCCCTGATCTCTCCAGGCCTGGAGTTCTTCGACTCCCAGAACTCGCCCATCAACAACATCGATCTGGAGCGCATCGAGGTGGTGCTCGGACCTGGTTCGGCCCTGTACGGCCCGGACGTGACGACGGGGGTAGTGCATTTCATTTCCAAGGATCCCTTCCGACATCCCGGCACGACCGTCGAGGTTGTAGGCGGCGAAAAGAGTACGCTGAAGGGTGCGATTCGGCACGCCGGCGTGACGGGCGATGAGCGCATCGGCTACAAATTCAACGCCCGTTACAGCAGTGGACACGACTTCGTGCTGCAGCCGGACAACGAGGACGATGCCCGCGTTCTGTCCAATTTCAAGGAGGCGATCCGCCGCGGGTTCGTGACGCCGGAAGGCTTCGTGGATCCGCAGCAGGAGGGCCCGCTGCTGTTTACCACGACGAAGGAGCAGGAAGAGGACTATTGGGCTGCCATGGCGACAGGCACGGTGCATTTCCGGCCGAATCCCGACACGGAACTCGTTGGTGCCGGTGGATGGAATGCGGCCAGTTCGATCTTCTACAATGATCTCGGGGAGGGCTTCAATCACTCCAACGAGTACTGGGGACAGGCGAGGCTAACCCACAAGGGTCTGTTTGCCCAGACCTACTACGTGATCAACGACGGAGGGAGCGACGAGAACCCTGTCTACCTGAACCGCACAGGGCTGATTGTGCCTCTGGAGCGCACACACTTTGAAGCGCAGGCGCAGTACAGCTTTGAAACCCCATCGCTACTCAATGCGGAATGGTCAACCGGACTCGACTACCGTACGGCCGGAGCAAACACGGAAAACCACGTGTATGGTCGGAACGAGGATGACGACGACTACCGCATCTTCGGCGGATACGTGCAGAGCAAGCTGCGTTTCGGATCGAAGCTCGACGCGTTTCTGGCCGGGCGCGTGGACTCGTACAACTTCACGGACGAGAAGACCTTCTCTCCGCGCGCGGCGCTGGTCTTCAAGCCCAATGGATTGCATTCGGTGCGCCTGAGCTACAACCGGGCGGCAAATCCCATCCCCGCATCGGACATCTACTTTGATTTGCCGGTGCAGACCGAGTCCATCCTGAACGTCTGGAATATGGGCGGCATTCGGCCGCAGACGTTCACGGACCCCATGATTACGTGGCTGATCCCGGGGGTGGATGACACTCCGTTCGACCAGGGTTTTCCACTCGCAGCGGCCTATGCGGCCGTAAACGATGCGGTCATTCCCCAGCTGCAGGCTCAGGCCTCAGCCGATCCGTCGCTGGCGCCGTTTGTGCCTGCGCTGGTAAATCTGCTGCAGTCAGGTGCTCCTCAGGGCTTTTCCCGCAGCCTCATCAGCACCGACTTCAATGTCAGCGAGCTGCTTCCGGTCTCTGCCGAGACCAAACTCATCTCGCAGCTGACCGCCTACGAGTTCGGGTACAAGGGCCTCTTCTTTGATCGGTTCGCCGCAGGCTTCGACGTGTACTACTTCCGCAAGGATGCCGCCGGTGGGTTCTCCCAGGTGAGTCCGATTATCACCATGCTGGGCTTGCCGGCCGATCTTGGCAATGGCGTTCAGGAGACCTTCCAACCTCAAATTGAGGCGCTCCTGCTTGGTGCCGGCGTTCCGGCTGCCGATGCCGCCGCCCAGGCCGCGGCCGTGGGTGCCTTGCTCAACGGTGCGTACACGCAGGCCGGCGAGAGCTTCATGGCGACGCTGGACGCCATGGGCCTGCCGTTCCATGGGCTGGTCGAGTCGGATCAGGTGCCGGACACCGGCTTCCCCATGCTCGCGTTCGGCTATCCGACGCGGAATCCCGATGCGGTCAGCGACGACTGGGGCTTTGAGGTGCACACACGCTACTACTTCTCGGAGGCTCTGAGTGCCTTCGCCAACTACACGTGGTTCAATCGGCCGACGGGCATGGCGGGCGACCTCAATTTCCCCCAGAACAAGGTGCGGACCGGCGTCGGCTATGCGCCAGCTGAGGGACTACGGGCAAGTGCGTCATTTGCGTGGGACCAGGCCTATCGTTCCAACAACTCCACCTATCCCGGCCGCATAGAGGCTCGGTCACTGCTGGACGCGTCGGTGGGCTACGGCCTCGACAACGGCGTGACGGTGGAGCTGTCGGGCACGAACCTGCTGGACAACACGTTCCGCTCGCTTCCGGGCTTTCCGCAGATCGGGCGCCGGGTCGTGGCGCGTGTGGTCTACGACTTCTGA
- a CDS encoding right-handed parallel beta-helix repeat-containing protein, translated as MRRQAPYILALLLPVALACQPAGNAPLDPATVEADLQRLLIEAEPGSEIVLPEGTFNFTRSLSLNDTPGVTIRGAGMGKTVLSFAEQIDGAEGLLIKNVNGITLEGFTVADSRGDAIKVQGSENVILRGLETTWTGGALSTNGGYGLYPVSCTNVLVEDSEASYASDAGIYVGQSRNVVVRNNYVHHNVAGLEIENTIEGEVYGNTARYNTGGMLIFDMPDLPQANGDRIKFYDNIMEENNSENFAPKGSVVSTIPPGSGMIIMAHSNIEAYNNQIRGHKTLGIALNSWLFTGLPFQSEDFDPFSTNIYLHNNVIEGNEGPTDMSSEYGQLITALGQGQPVDIITDGIFSPASLDASGIPQGYCFRENGDIRFLNLNAHLGTAPEDLMRNMSSELGPFDCELPTFDTSNHDAWLASE; from the coding sequence ATGCGTCGTCAAGCCCCCTACATCCTCGCACTGTTGCTACCCGTCGCCCTGGCCTGCCAGCCGGCGGGGAATGCACCTCTGGATCCCGCCACCGTCGAAGCAGATCTCCAGCGACTGCTGATCGAAGCCGAGCCCGGATCTGAAATCGTTCTGCCGGAGGGCACCTTCAATTTCACCCGCTCACTTTCCCTCAATGACACGCCGGGCGTCACCATCAGGGGAGCGGGCATGGGCAAGACGGTGCTGTCGTTCGCGGAGCAGATCGACGGTGCCGAAGGTCTGCTGATCAAGAATGTGAACGGCATCACGCTGGAGGGCTTCACGGTCGCCGACTCTCGCGGCGACGCGATCAAGGTGCAGGGCAGCGAGAATGTGATTCTTCGGGGCCTGGAAACCACATGGACCGGCGGGGCGCTATCCACCAACGGCGGCTACGGCCTCTACCCGGTCAGCTGCACGAACGTGCTTGTGGAGGACTCGGAGGCCTCCTACGCCTCGGATGCCGGCATCTATGTGGGCCAGTCCCGCAACGTGGTCGTGCGCAACAACTACGTGCACCACAACGTGGCCGGCCTTGAGATCGAGAACACCATAGAAGGAGAGGTCTATGGCAATACGGCCCGCTACAACACGGGCGGCATGCTCATCTTCGACATGCCGGACCTGCCCCAGGCCAACGGCGACCGGATCAAGTTCTACGACAACATCATGGAGGAGAACAACAGCGAGAATTTCGCGCCGAAGGGAAGCGTGGTCAGCACCATCCCGCCCGGCTCCGGCATGATCATCATGGCCCACTCCAACATTGAGGCCTATAACAATCAGATCCGTGGCCACAAGACACTCGGCATCGCCCTGAACAGTTGGCTGTTCACGGGGCTGCCGTTCCAGTCCGAGGATTTCGACCCCTTCAGCACCAACATTTACCTGCACAACAATGTCATCGAGGGCAACGAAGGCCCGACGGACATGAGTTCGGAGTATGGGCAGCTGATCACCGCGCTCGGCCAGGGACAGCCGGTGGACATCATCACCGACGGCATCTTCAGTCCCGCCTCGCTGGACGCGAGCGGCATTCCCCAGGGTTACTGCTTCCGCGAGAATGGCGACATCCGGTTCCTCAATCTGAACGCGCACCTGGGTACGGCCCCCGAGGATCTCATGCGCAACATGTCATCCGAACTCGGTCCGTTCGACTGCGAACTGCCAACGTTCGACACCAGCAATCACGACGCGTGGCTCGCCTCGGAGTAG
- the smc gene encoding chromosome segregation protein SMC translates to MYLSKLELHGFKSFADRTVVNFAPGITVVVGPNGCGKSNVVDAVRWAIGEQRARILRSEKMENVIFNGAGNRKALGVAEVMLTIENNRGVLPTEYNEVTIGRRLYRSGESEYLLNGTQCRLKDITDLFMDTGMGAGAYSVIELKMIEELLSDNAVDRRRLFEEAAGITKYKIRRAQTLRKLGATQVDLTRVRDLTEELQKRVRSLERQAKKASRFKTHKERLSALELALAQTQYDHLTGETARIGDSTARLGDVLEADGARLAEREAEHENLRTRHIEREQALVATQTRLSAHVEKLRAAQSDERLIRERLAVIERDIQRLTEDQKNAEHRATHLTESLEVLQVTIAGAQPATEEAEKALDVARAERDQAVAAVESQRKRVQAARTEERQASDALSDLRRNLDRSSSRVEMMQEELAGLDERESALKDQVDTAARNAEAAEAAKAEAEAAVEAARAAVDDSVATKELRQAKLSEARQTLADAQRRMDAARAETGLLESLLASFDDFSESVQFLAGNDDWSEHALATVADLIGCDPSHGPAVEAALGDFASCLVVHTQEEAHRAIAKLRDSEKGRATFIVLDRLPEVSVSAPPSSEARPLTDLVRVESAYGRLARVLLGDCYLVEDLDAALRLSGPGARCFSPSGEWVRDGGVVCGGSATSGETGSARFGRREQLERARTDLSAAEQDVARLQQEATSAQQALAAVDLPAAERALRDALSRASQTRSAGDRAAMERDNVTRRIDELLRRRNELSEAVDAYRQDIASRSEAVSGALERVGHIETVRTREEEAFQSLEAAGRTAIGSYSEAKVTAVQARNHLENLDRDLSRVEEEIVRLEQGRENRTAQIANLEQQKTEAVDRIEYLEEAIDLLEQDKVSIEREVLTAKDALSEIKVAISELDVALRDLRRTREQHIQEQNALNVKAADLEARTENLLAATREDFEIDLTETRIEPPEDFEASAAREEVRELRQRIRNLGPVNELALETFEEEKERLTFMETQLADLEKAEGTLMETISEINTTASERFEKTFAAIQANFSQLFEHLFGENASARVVLQNPDDPLESDIEIFAKPRGKKPSVLAQLSGGEKTLTAIALLFSIYLVKPSPFCILDEVDAPLDDANVDRFMDLIRSFADSTQFVLVTHNKRTMEAADRMYGITMQTQGVSRLVGVEFDKDPEMVLVA, encoded by the coding sequence ATGTATCTGAGTAAGCTGGAGCTTCACGGCTTCAAGAGCTTCGCAGACCGCACGGTAGTCAATTTTGCCCCCGGAATAACGGTGGTGGTTGGACCGAACGGATGCGGCAAGTCCAATGTGGTTGATGCCGTTCGCTGGGCAATCGGCGAACAGCGGGCCCGGATTCTGCGCTCGGAGAAGATGGAGAACGTCATCTTCAACGGGGCCGGGAATCGGAAGGCGCTCGGCGTGGCCGAGGTAATGCTGACCATCGAGAACAACCGCGGTGTCCTGCCCACGGAGTACAACGAGGTCACGATTGGACGCCGGCTCTACCGCTCGGGGGAGTCCGAGTACCTGCTGAACGGAACGCAGTGCCGGCTGAAGGACATCACGGATCTGTTTATGGATACCGGCATGGGTGCCGGGGCCTATTCCGTGATTGAGCTCAAGATGATTGAAGAGCTTCTTTCGGACAACGCCGTGGATCGTCGGCGCCTGTTCGAGGAAGCTGCCGGCATCACCAAGTACAAGATTCGCAGAGCCCAGACGCTGCGCAAGCTGGGCGCGACTCAGGTCGACCTTACGCGCGTGCGCGACCTGACCGAGGAGCTTCAGAAGCGCGTGCGCTCTCTGGAGCGCCAGGCCAAGAAGGCGTCCAGGTTCAAGACGCACAAGGAGCGCCTGTCCGCCCTGGAACTCGCACTTGCACAGACCCAATACGATCATCTCACGGGAGAGACTGCGCGAATTGGCGATTCTACGGCGCGACTGGGCGACGTGCTGGAGGCAGACGGTGCCCGCCTGGCCGAGCGGGAAGCCGAGCACGAAAACCTGCGCACTCGGCACATTGAGCGTGAGCAGGCGCTTGTTGCTACGCAAACCCGTCTTAGCGCCCACGTCGAGAAGCTTCGGGCAGCCCAGTCTGACGAGCGGCTGATTCGGGAACGTCTCGCGGTTATCGAACGAGACATACAGCGCCTGACGGAGGATCAGAAGAACGCGGAGCATCGCGCAACGCACCTGACGGAGTCTCTGGAAGTGCTGCAGGTGACGATCGCGGGCGCACAGCCGGCCACCGAGGAGGCGGAGAAGGCGCTGGACGTTGCACGTGCCGAACGGGACCAGGCGGTCGCGGCAGTCGAATCGCAACGAAAGCGCGTTCAGGCTGCCCGCACGGAAGAACGACAGGCCTCAGATGCCTTGTCCGATCTGCGCCGAAACCTTGACCGGTCCTCCTCCCGCGTAGAGATGATGCAGGAGGAACTGGCCGGGCTGGATGAGCGGGAGTCCGCCCTCAAGGATCAGGTTGACACGGCCGCGCGAAACGCAGAGGCAGCCGAAGCAGCGAAGGCTGAGGCAGAGGCTGCCGTGGAGGCGGCCCGCGCCGCAGTGGACGATTCCGTCGCTACCAAGGAGTTGCGCCAGGCGAAACTGTCCGAGGCACGGCAGACTCTGGCGGATGCCCAGCGTCGCATGGACGCAGCGCGCGCAGAGACGGGGCTGCTCGAAAGCCTGCTGGCCAGTTTTGACGACTTCTCCGAGTCGGTACAGTTTCTGGCCGGGAACGATGATTGGTCCGAGCATGCGCTGGCCACCGTGGCTGACCTGATTGGGTGTGACCCATCGCACGGCCCGGCGGTTGAGGCAGCCCTGGGTGATTTTGCGTCCTGTCTGGTGGTGCACACGCAGGAAGAAGCCCACAGGGCCATCGCCAAACTGCGCGACTCGGAAAAAGGGCGCGCCACGTTCATTGTGTTGGACCGGCTTCCGGAGGTTTCCGTCTCGGCGCCGCCCTCCTCGGAGGCTCGACCGCTTACCGATCTGGTGCGCGTCGAATCGGCGTACGGCCGGCTCGCTCGGGTGCTGCTGGGCGACTGCTACCTCGTCGAGGACCTGGACGCCGCGCTGAGGCTGTCCGGCCCCGGCGCGCGCTGTTTCTCGCCGTCCGGCGAATGGGTGCGCGACGGTGGGGTGGTGTGCGGCGGCAGCGCAACCAGCGGCGAGACCGGCTCCGCCCGTTTTGGTCGCCGCGAGCAACTCGAGCGTGCTCGGACCGACCTGTCGGCGGCCGAGCAGGATGTGGCACGCCTGCAGCAAGAGGCGACGAGCGCGCAGCAGGCCCTTGCGGCTGTCGACCTCCCGGCAGCGGAGCGCGCTTTGAGGGACGCGCTGAGTCGCGCTTCCCAGACCCGCTCGGCCGGTGACCGGGCCGCCATGGAGCGTGACAACGTGACGCGGCGAATCGATGAATTGCTGCGGCGTCGAAATGAACTCTCTGAAGCCGTTGACGCCTACAGACAGGACATCGCATCCCGATCCGAGGCCGTCTCCGGTGCACTCGAACGGGTTGGACACATCGAGACCGTTCGGACCAGGGAAGAGGAGGCATTCCAGTCGCTCGAGGCCGCTGGCCGGACTGCTATCGGCAGCTACAGCGAAGCCAAGGTGACGGCTGTTCAGGCGCGCAACCATCTGGAAAACCTGGACCGGGACCTGTCGCGCGTCGAGGAGGAGATTGTGCGCCTGGAGCAGGGCCGCGAAAACCGTACGGCACAGATTGCAAATCTCGAACAGCAGAAGACGGAAGCTGTCGACCGCATCGAATACCTCGAGGAGGCGATCGACCTGCTGGAGCAGGACAAGGTCTCGATTGAACGGGAGGTACTGACTGCCAAGGATGCTCTGAGCGAAATCAAGGTGGCGATCTCCGAACTGGACGTCGCCCTGCGGGACCTCCGCCGAACACGCGAGCAGCACATTCAAGAGCAGAACGCGCTCAACGTGAAGGCCGCTGATCTGGAGGCTCGCACTGAAAACCTTCTGGCTGCCACCCGAGAGGACTTCGAGATCGATCTGACCGAGACGCGAATCGAGCCGCCCGAAGACTTTGAAGCGTCCGCAGCGAGAGAAGAGGTGCGGGAGCTGCGACAGCGAATCCGCAACCTGGGACCGGTCAACGAGCTCGCCCTGGAGACCTTCGAAGAGGAGAAGGAGCGCCTCACGTTTATGGAGACGCAGCTTGCCGACCTGGAGAAGGCGGAAGGCACGCTCATGGAGACCATCTCCGAAATCAATACAACGGCTTCTGAGCGCTTCGAAAAGACCTTCGCGGCGATCCAGGCCAACTTCTCGCAGCTGTTCGAGCACCTTTTTGGCGAGAATGCCAGCGCCCGCGTCGTGCTGCAGAATCCGGACGACCCACTGGAATCCGACATCGAGATCTTCGCGAAGCCGCGTGGCAAGAAGCCCTCGGTGCTGGCGCAGCTGTCCGGAGGCGAGAAAACCCTCACGGCCATTGCTCTACTCTTCTCCATCTACCTCGTCAAACCCAGCCCCTTCTGCATTCTGGACGAGGTGGACGCGCCGCTCGACGATGCCAACGTGGACCGTTTCATGGACCTCATCCGGTCCTTCGCAGACTCCACGCAGTTCGTTCTCGTGACGCACAACAAGCGCACGATGGAAGCGGCTGACCGCATGTACGGCATAACCATGCAGACGCAGGGAGTCAGCCGTCTCGTGGGTGTCGAGTTCGACAAAGACCCGGAAATGGTGTTGGTGGCGTAG
- a CDS encoding PIN domain-containing protein codes for MTGRTYLIDAGPLVAVMNRRDRHHQWATETLDHLDGGIATCESVLSEACFLAKRGGGAAEKLLDLLATLQVRLLPMPNAARDYLRKYQDIASVADATLLALADEDANRIVCTTDVRDFGVYRLSRRRRVPALMPPS; via the coding sequence GTGACTGGCCGCACCTATTTGATTGATGCGGGGCCGCTGGTTGCCGTCATGAACCGGCGCGACCGGCACCACCAATGGGCCACGGAGACCCTGGATCATCTGGACGGGGGCATCGCGACGTGCGAGTCCGTGCTCTCGGAAGCCTGTTTTCTTGCAAAGCGCGGCGGGGGTGCCGCGGAGAAACTGCTGGACCTCCTGGCCACACTGCAGGTGAGGCTTTTACCCATGCCGAATGCAGCGCGGGACTATCTACGGAAGTACCAGGACATCGCCAGTGTGGCTGATGCGACCCTGCTTGCGCTGGCAGACGAGGATGCAAACCGCATCGTATGTACAACCGACGTGAGGGACTTCGGCGTATACCGGCTGAGTCGACGAAGAAGGGTACCCGCGTTGATGCCGCCGAGCTAG